From a region of the Microcoleus sp. AS-A8 genome:
- a CDS encoding PAS domain S-box protein: MTDSSTSVPTPDFQALFESAPGSYLVLTPDFTIVAASNAYLWATMTKREEILGRSLFDVFPNNPDEPTATGVRNLRASLESVRQNRASHTMAVQKYDIPRPESEGGGFEERYWSPVNSPVFGTDGQLTYIIHRVEDVTEFIRLKQQEIKEHKLSEALQKRTEHMEADIYMRAQELQEVNRQLQAANEELARARDEAHQAQERITSILESITDGFTTVDRNWYFTYVNEEAGRLLQTPREELLGKQVWQEAFPEAVGTAFERKFQQAMVGRVTVDFEQLYPPLNKWFEIHAYPCAEGLSIYFRDISNRKQSEEALRISEERFHLLLENVKDYAIFFLDTQRRITRWNLGAERILGYQEAEILGQSGSIIFTPEDREQGEDKREIDKAEAEGRAENERWHVRKDGSRFWGSGIVTPLRDERGKLRGFAKIMRDVTKHKQAEDERNQLLAREQEARAQAEAANRIKDEFLAVLSHELRTPLNPILGWAKLLRSRTFDQKTADRALETIERNAKLQIQLIEDLLDVSRILRGKLSLNVCPVALTTTIEAAMETVRLAAQAKSIQIQSVIDSSVGLVAGDPNRLQQVVWNLLSNAVKFTPDGGRVEVRLECVDSQAQIQVIDTGKGISPDFLPHVFDYFRQSDSSITRVFGGLGLGLAIVRHLVELHGGTVWAESPGEDQGAIFTLRLPLQRIPSQTQEDGTQPDCPLDLSELKILVVDDDVDSREFVTFALEECGAVVTAVASAGEALAALALLKPDLLVSDIGMPEKDGYMLMREIRAMPPEQGGQIPAIALTAYAGESDSKQAVSAGFQRHLAKPVEPAELITMVATLIRGSSK, translated from the coding sequence ATGACCGACAGCTCAACTTCTGTGCCAACACCTGACTTTCAAGCTCTGTTTGAGTCAGCACCAGGCTCATATCTTGTATTGACACCAGATTTTACAATCGTGGCGGCGAGTAATGCTTACTTGTGGGCAACGATGACGAAACGTGAGGAGATTCTGGGACGTAGCCTTTTTGATGTCTTCCCTAATAATCCTGACGAACCAACTGCTACGGGAGTTCGTAACCTGCGAGCCTCACTGGAGAGCGTGCGGCAAAATCGGGCGTCGCATACAATGGCAGTGCAGAAGTACGACATTCCTCGCCCCGAATCCGAGGGGGGTGGATTTGAAGAACGATATTGGAGTCCCGTGAATTCACCGGTCTTTGGAACGGACGGACAGCTCACCTATATCATCCATCGTGTCGAGGACGTAACGGAGTTCATCCGCCTCAAGCAGCAGGAAATCAAGGAACACAAGCTCAGCGAAGCGTTGCAAAAACGTACCGAGCACATGGAAGCCGACATCTATATGAGGGCGCAAGAGTTACAGGAGGTCAATAGACAGCTACAAGCCGCCAATGAGGAATTGGCAAGGGCACGCGATGAAGCACATCAGGCACAGGAGAGAATCACAAGCATTCTCGAAAGTATTACTGACGGCTTCACCACTGTCGATCGCAATTGGTACTTCACCTACGTCAATGAAGAAGCAGGACGGCTTTTGCAGACACCTCGTGAAGAACTGCTTGGCAAGCAGGTTTGGCAGGAGGCGTTTCCAGAGGCGGTGGGGACGGCGTTTGAGCGAAAATTTCAGCAAGCGATGGTAGGTCGGGTCACGGTTGATTTTGAACAGTTATACCCGCCGTTAAATAAATGGTTTGAAATTCACGCCTATCCCTGTGCAGAAGGGCTTTCGATTTATTTTCGGGATATCAGCAATCGCAAGCAGTCAGAAGAGGCGCTGCGGATAAGTGAAGAGCGGTTCCACCTGTTGTTGGAGAATGTCAAAGATTACGCCATTTTCTTCCTCGATACCCAGAGGCGTATTACCCGTTGGAATTTAGGAGCAGAACGCATTTTAGGCTATCAGGAAGCCGAGATATTGGGTCAATCTGGCTCCATTATCTTTACACCTGAAGACCGGGAGCAGGGCGAAGACAAGCGGGAAATAGACAAGGCAGAGGCAGAAGGTCGGGCTGAGAATGAACGCTGGCATGTGCGGAAAGACGGTTCCCGTTTCTGGGGGAGTGGCATCGTCACACCTCTACGAGATGAGAGGGGAAAGCTGCGGGGGTTTGCGAAAATCATGCGCGACGTTACTAAGCACAAGCAAGCGGAAGACGAACGCAACCAACTACTCGCTCGCGAACAGGAGGCACGCGCACAAGCAGAAGCGGCAAATCGCATCAAAGATGAGTTTCTCGCTGTCCTCTCCCATGAGTTGCGAACGCCACTCAATCCCATACTCGGCTGGGCAAAACTTCTGCGATCGCGCACATTTGATCAGAAAACTGCCGATCGCGCTCTAGAAACCATCGAGCGCAATGCTAAGTTGCAGATTCAACTGATTGAAGACTTGCTGGATGTTTCTCGGATTCTGCGAGGCAAGCTCAGTTTGAATGTCTGTCCGGTTGCTCTGACAACCACAATTGAAGCGGCGATGGAAACGGTGCGCTTGGCAGCTCAAGCTAAGTCGATTCAGATTCAGAGTGTGATTGACTCCTCTGTGGGGCTGGTTGCAGGCGATCCAAACCGTTTGCAGCAAGTGGTCTGGAATTTGCTCTCCAACGCCGTTAAATTCACACCCGATGGAGGTCGAGTGGAAGTGCGATTGGAGTGCGTTGACTCTCAGGCTCAAATTCAAGTTATTGATACAGGAAAAGGGATTAGCCCGGATTTTCTGCCCCATGTCTTTGATTACTTCCGTCAGTCGGATAGCAGTATTACAAGGGTATTTGGTGGATTGGGATTGGGCTTAGCGATCGTCCGTCACTTGGTAGAACTCCACGGCGGGACTGTTTGGGCAGAGAGTCCTGGAGAAGATCAGGGGGCAATTTTTACCCTCAGGCTACCGCTCCAGAGGATTCCCTCTCAGACACAAGAGGACGGCACTCAGCCCGATTGTCCCCTAGATTTAAGTGAGCTAAAGATTCTGGTTGTAGATGATGATGTTGATTCACGGGAATTTGTCACGTTCGCACTTGAAGAGTGTGGGGCAGTGGTGACAGCAGTGGCATCGGCAGGAGAGGCACTAGCAGCACTAGCTCTCTTGAAGCCAGATTTACTGGTGAGTGATATTGGAATGCCCGAAAAAGATGGCTATATGTTGATGCGTGAAATCAGAGCCATGCCGCCAGAGCAAGGAGGACAGATTCCAGCGATCGCCTTGACTGCCTATGCTGGTGAGAGTGACTCCAAGCAGGCTGTCTCGGCAGGTTTTCAGAGACATCTAGCTAAGCCTGTAGAGCCAGCCGAATTAATTACGATGGTTGCAACGCTCATTAGAGGTAGCAGTAAGTAA
- a CDS encoding DUF1816 domain-containing protein: protein MEKTGKAWWVEIVTKKPDCTYYFGPFASHREAQVSQLGYIEDLERERPQLIAIEIKQCQPKYLTIFDDEGREKIDRNISRDISA from the coding sequence TTGGAGAAGACGGGAAAGGCTTGGTGGGTTGAAATTGTCACCAAAAAGCCCGACTGCACTTACTACTTCGGACCGTTTGCTTCTCACAGGGAGGCTCAAGTTTCTCAACTCGGCTACATTGAAGACTTAGAACGGGAAAGACCCCAATTAATTGCGATCGAAATTAAGCAGTGTCAGCCAAAATATCTCACGATTTTTGACGATGAAGGGAGAGAGAAAATTGACAGGAATATTTCACGAGACATTAGCGCTTAG